From a region of the Corallococcus coralloides DSM 2259 genome:
- a CDS encoding SDR family oxidoreductase, which produces MADSVFKDGLLKGKTAFVSGGSSGINLGIATAFVKAGAKVAINGRNVEKLEGAVKGLQAHGTAMGVAADVRDYASVEKALQQVKDAYGEIDVLVCGAAGNFPAPVLGMSSNGFKAVMDIDVLGTFNVSRAAFEHLRKPGAAVINISAPQAYLPMAMQAHVCAAKAGVDMLTRVLAIEWGGTGVRVNAITPGPIEGTEGMSRLAPSEGARQKLAEALPLQRFGKPDDIARLALFLASDAASYITGAIMVCDGGQSLLGGAAVLQAING; this is translated from the coding sequence ATGGCGGACAGCGTGTTCAAGGACGGGCTGCTCAAGGGCAAGACGGCGTTCGTCTCCGGCGGCAGCAGCGGCATCAACCTCGGCATCGCCACTGCGTTCGTGAAGGCGGGCGCGAAGGTGGCCATCAACGGCCGCAACGTGGAGAAGCTGGAGGGCGCGGTGAAGGGCCTCCAGGCCCACGGCACCGCCATGGGCGTGGCCGCGGACGTGCGCGACTACGCGTCCGTGGAAAAGGCGCTCCAGCAGGTGAAGGACGCGTACGGCGAAATCGACGTGCTGGTGTGCGGCGCGGCCGGCAACTTCCCCGCGCCCGTGCTGGGCATGTCCTCCAACGGCTTCAAGGCGGTGATGGACATCGACGTGCTGGGCACCTTCAACGTGTCCCGCGCCGCCTTCGAACACCTGCGCAAGCCGGGCGCCGCCGTCATCAACATCTCCGCGCCCCAGGCCTATCTGCCCATGGCCATGCAGGCCCACGTGTGCGCCGCCAAGGCCGGCGTGGACATGCTCACCCGCGTGCTCGCCATCGAGTGGGGCGGCACGGGCGTGCGCGTCAACGCCATCACCCCGGGCCCGATTGAGGGCACGGAGGGCATGAGCCGCCTGGCTCCGTCGGAGGGCGCCCGTCAGAAGCTCGCGGAGGCCCTGCCGCTCCAGCGCTTCGGAAAGCCGGACGACATCGCCCGGCTGGCCCTGTTCCTGGCCTCGGACGCCGCGTCGTACATCACCGGCGCCATCATGGTTTGCGACGGTGGCCAGTCCCTGCTGGGCGGCGCCGCGGTGCTTCAAGCCATCAACGGTTGA
- the dnaE gene encoding DNA polymerase III subunit alpha, protein MSFTHLHLHTLYSLLDGAIRMKDLIKTVKEKGMSSVAVTDHGNMFGTIDFYKKAKDAGIKPILGLEAYVAGPKGREDRSEKVAHHLILLAKNAEGYANLRYLSSTAYMNGFYYHPRIDKQVLAEHSKGLVGLTACLGGEVTSACFRGDMDHARRVAAEYKGIFEPDSFYLEVQSNGMVEQDKANENLKQLSRDLDIPLVATADAHYIKREDAKAHELLMCIASGKTLADNKRLRHSTDKLYVTSPEEMLGFFSDSPEAVHNSMRIAEMCNVELKLGKPMLPTFKVPDGHTPDTFMSELAYEGLRQRFKELEGQYPIDREQYQARLTLELGVIQRMGFSGYFLIVQDFINWAKDHNIPVGPGRGSGAGSLVAYALRITDLDPIPYNLLFERFLNPERVSMPDFDIDFCQDRRDEVIKYVGRKYGEMNVGQIITFGSLKAKSVLRDVCRVFGLPFSEGDRIAKLVPEVLNITLKEAIEMEPRLKEMIEKPQNIGEVEGNPVTTKDVLEIALALEGLHRQPGMHAAGVVIADKPLWEFVPVYQPPGEKILITQFAKDEVEAAGLVKFDFLGLKTLTVIQHALDLVNRNHGKDIKRHEIPLDDEKMWKLMAEGDTAGVFQMESSGFTEMVMKLKPTCFEDVIAAGALYRPGPLDSGMVDVFINRKHGREKVAYPHPKLEPVLKDTYGVIVYQEQVMQISQVLGGYTLGRADLLRRAMGKKKAEVMQAERAGFLEGCKTNNVDLKVAGEIFDLMEKFAEYGFNKSHSAAYGLVTIHTAWLKAHYPCEFMAALLTSEKDNTDKVVKHIGEARESGTQVLPPDVNQSDMAFGAVEGKIRFGLGAIKGVGEGAIESILEARKEGPFKSLFDFCERVDGRRVNRKVLEALVKAGAFDFEKRPRAQLFETIERAMNRGSSSQKDKAAGQSSLFGMLAGPASSGTGLKDDYAAVEEWPEKERLAFEKEAIGFYVSGHPLYQYEKELKRYARPITAVQRARRDEKLTVAGIITVLRERPTKTGKRMAWVTIEDLSGSTELVCFPGKDGTRNVMGKDGKWSKQGPKPGYEHWEHLLKSDDPILVTGTVQISQRDENTPTAELIVEDIQSLKAVREKRTKRLELRLPADVVTEERLAKLNELAKKYAGATPVAVSVLFPGEAEAHISGTTLKVQVNDDLLLAVDRLFGQKVVEFG, encoded by the coding sequence ATGTCCTTTACCCACCTTCACCTCCACACCCTCTATTCGCTGCTGGATGGGGCCATCCGGATGAAGGACCTCATCAAGACGGTGAAGGAGAAGGGCATGTCGAGCGTGGCCGTGACGGACCACGGCAACATGTTCGGCACCATCGACTTCTACAAGAAGGCCAAGGACGCCGGCATCAAGCCCATCCTCGGCCTGGAGGCCTACGTCGCCGGCCCCAAGGGGCGCGAGGACCGTTCGGAGAAGGTGGCCCACCACCTCATCCTCCTGGCCAAGAACGCGGAGGGCTACGCGAACCTGCGCTACCTGTCCTCCACCGCGTACATGAACGGGTTCTACTACCACCCGCGCATCGACAAGCAGGTGCTCGCGGAGCACAGCAAGGGCCTGGTCGGCCTCACCGCGTGCCTGGGCGGTGAAGTCACGAGCGCGTGCTTCCGCGGTGACATGGACCACGCCCGCCGCGTGGCCGCCGAATACAAGGGCATCTTCGAGCCCGACAGCTTCTACCTGGAGGTCCAGTCCAACGGCATGGTCGAGCAGGACAAGGCCAACGAGAACTTGAAGCAGCTGTCTCGTGACCTGGACATCCCGCTCGTCGCCACCGCGGACGCGCACTACATCAAGCGCGAGGACGCCAAGGCGCACGAGCTGCTCATGTGCATCGCCAGCGGCAAGACGCTGGCGGACAACAAGCGCCTGCGCCACTCCACCGACAAGCTCTACGTCACGAGCCCGGAGGAGATGCTCGGCTTCTTCTCCGACTCGCCGGAGGCCGTGCACAACAGCATGCGCATCGCGGAGATGTGCAACGTGGAGCTGAAGCTGGGCAAGCCCATGCTCCCCACGTTCAAGGTGCCGGATGGCCACACCCCGGACACCTTCATGTCGGAGCTGGCCTACGAGGGCCTGCGCCAGCGCTTCAAGGAACTGGAAGGCCAGTACCCCATCGACCGCGAGCAGTACCAGGCGCGCCTCACGCTGGAGCTGGGCGTCATCCAGCGCATGGGCTTCAGCGGCTACTTCCTCATCGTCCAGGACTTCATCAACTGGGCCAAGGACCACAACATCCCGGTGGGCCCGGGCCGTGGCTCCGGCGCCGGTTCGCTCGTCGCCTACGCGCTGCGCATCACCGACCTGGACCCCATCCCGTACAACCTCCTCTTCGAGCGCTTCCTCAACCCGGAGCGCGTGTCGATGCCGGACTTCGATATCGACTTCTGCCAGGACCGGCGCGACGAGGTCATCAAGTACGTGGGCCGCAAGTACGGCGAGATGAACGTGGGGCAGATCATCACGTTCGGCTCGCTCAAGGCCAAGAGCGTGCTGCGCGACGTGTGCCGCGTCTTCGGCCTGCCCTTCAGCGAAGGCGACCGCATCGCCAAGCTGGTGCCCGAAGTCCTCAACATCACCTTGAAGGAGGCCATCGAGATGGAGCCTCGCCTCAAGGAGATGATCGAAAAGCCCCAGAACATCGGTGAGGTGGAGGGCAACCCCGTCACCACCAAGGACGTGCTCGAAATCGCGCTCGCGCTGGAGGGCCTGCACCGCCAGCCCGGCATGCACGCCGCGGGCGTGGTCATCGCGGACAAGCCGCTCTGGGAGTTCGTGCCCGTCTACCAGCCGCCCGGCGAAAAGATCCTCATCACCCAGTTCGCCAAGGACGAGGTGGAGGCCGCGGGTCTGGTGAAGTTCGACTTCCTCGGCCTGAAGACGCTCACGGTCATCCAGCACGCGCTGGACCTGGTGAACCGCAACCACGGCAAGGACATCAAGCGGCACGAAATCCCGCTGGATGACGAGAAGATGTGGAAGCTGATGGCGGAGGGCGACACCGCCGGCGTCTTCCAGATGGAGTCCAGCGGCTTCACCGAAATGGTGATGAAGCTCAAGCCGACCTGCTTCGAAGACGTCATCGCCGCCGGCGCGCTCTACCGCCCGGGTCCGCTGGACTCCGGCATGGTGGACGTCTTCATCAACCGCAAGCACGGCCGGGAGAAGGTGGCCTACCCGCACCCGAAGCTGGAGCCGGTGCTCAAGGACACCTACGGCGTCATCGTCTACCAGGAACAGGTGATGCAGATCTCCCAGGTGCTGGGAGGCTACACCCTGGGCCGCGCCGACCTTCTTCGCCGCGCCATGGGCAAGAAGAAGGCGGAGGTCATGCAGGCCGAGCGCGCCGGCTTCCTGGAGGGCTGCAAGACCAACAACGTGGACCTGAAGGTCGCGGGCGAAATCTTCGACCTGATGGAGAAGTTCGCCGAGTACGGCTTCAACAAGAGCCACTCCGCGGCGTACGGCCTGGTCACCATCCACACGGCGTGGCTCAAGGCCCACTACCCGTGCGAATTCATGGCCGCCCTTCTCACCAGCGAGAAGGACAACACCGACAAGGTGGTGAAGCACATTGGCGAGGCCCGCGAGTCGGGCACGCAGGTGCTGCCGCCGGACGTGAACCAGTCCGACATGGCCTTCGGCGCGGTGGAGGGGAAGATCCGCTTCGGTCTGGGCGCCATCAAGGGCGTGGGCGAGGGCGCCATCGAGTCCATCCTGGAGGCGCGCAAGGAAGGCCCCTTCAAGAGCCTCTTCGACTTCTGCGAGCGCGTGGACGGCCGCCGCGTCAACCGCAAGGTGCTGGAAGCGCTGGTCAAGGCCGGCGCCTTCGACTTCGAGAAGCGCCCCCGCGCGCAGCTCTTCGAGACGATTGAACGCGCGATGAACCGCGGCTCGTCCAGCCAGAAGGACAAGGCCGCCGGTCAGAGCTCGCTGTTCGGCATGCTCGCGGGCCCCGCGTCCTCCGGCACCGGCCTCAAGGACGACTACGCGGCGGTGGAGGAGTGGCCGGAGAAGGAGCGCCTGGCCTTCGAGAAGGAGGCCATCGGCTTCTACGTGTCCGGCCACCCGCTGTACCAGTACGAGAAGGAGCTCAAGCGCTACGCGCGGCCCATCACCGCCGTGCAGCGCGCGCGCCGCGACGAGAAGCTCACCGTGGCGGGCATCATCACCGTGCTGCGCGAGCGCCCCACGAAGACGGGCAAGCGCATGGCGTGGGTCACGATTGAAGACCTGTCCGGCTCCACGGAGCTGGTGTGCTTCCCGGGCAAGGACGGCACGCGCAACGTGATGGGCAAGGACGGCAAGTGGTCCAAGCAGGGCCCCAAGCCGGGCTACGAGCACTGGGAGCACCTGCTCAAGTCGGACGACCCCATCCTCGTCACCGGCACCGTGCAGATCTCCCAGCGCGACGAGAACACGCCCACCGCGGAGCTCATCGTCGAGGACATCCAGAGCCTCAAGGCCGTGCGTGAGAAGCGCACCAAGCGCCTGGAGCTGCGGCTGCCCGCGGACGTCGTCACGGAGGAGCGGCTGGCGAAGCTCAACGAACTGGCGAAGAAGTACGCGGGCGCGACGCCAGTGGCGGTGAGCGTGCTGTTCCCCGGGGAGGCGGAGGCGCACATCTCCGGCACCACCCTCAAGGTGCAGGTGAACGACGATTTGCTCCTCGCGGTGGACCGCCTCTTCGGGCAGAAGGTCGTGGAGTTCGGCTGA
- a CDS encoding sulfatase, translating into MPAFARTPPTLARALLLGCRAGLLVFLTLYTLCALLNMQLGYQGNESSVVTEYVWNAWRSVVLWQVARLIGAYCVVGMVLGALLGAGLWAAERSRRAVFWLSGLGCLVVEGFLVAGDMARHPHLYAATLYERSELTAAVLRGLSGTQPSGWVMAALVLPVLSVLAVVGRWLAESPRWRGVLGGVTAAAAVAGFTGLGLSRAEQGPESTGRARPNLLILASDGLRPDHLSGYGYSRSTSPNIDRLMEEGTRFNDTVVQVPRTAPSWTTLLTSRYAGEHPVVHTLVGREARETKLTTLATALEAQGYRTAVVADYAGDHFSRFPYGFQTVSAPDFRFPDLVRQRMLITHVALLPWTALAPGLFKERGEFPELTDPAPLRTRVRHVLDGLPEDAPFALVVFASSTHFPYAAPWPLEGKYVERGYRGPWRFGATPRMEVDPDAPATTPEDVAALGANYDAGVRTFDGLVGNVRADLERRGRWDDTLVVLLSDHGEHLEDEGLGQGHGDHLWGSAGLRIPFVVRLPGQVASGRQVTQRARSLDVAPTVLDLLDVPAPESFRGRSLAPLARPGPEPKALPDVPALIETDVWFSDRDGQAYQTVRMPYPWLYEIAMVEGDTGEIALKPEWEGPVRRARHRGLYLGRWKLLELPTPDGVRVQLFDTVSDPSELRDVSGDNPNIVATLRAKLAAELPDATGEARGALGP; encoded by the coding sequence ATGCCCGCCTTCGCCCGTACACCGCCGACGCTCGCTCGCGCCCTCCTGCTGGGCTGCCGGGCAGGCCTGCTCGTCTTCCTGACGCTCTACACGCTCTGTGCCCTGTTGAACATGCAACTGGGTTACCAGGGGAACGAGAGCAGCGTCGTCACGGAGTACGTCTGGAACGCGTGGCGGAGCGTGGTGCTGTGGCAGGTGGCACGGCTCATCGGCGCGTACTGCGTGGTGGGGATGGTGCTGGGGGCGCTGCTGGGAGCCGGGCTGTGGGCGGCGGAGCGGAGCCGGCGCGCGGTGTTCTGGCTGAGCGGCCTGGGGTGCCTGGTGGTGGAGGGCTTCCTGGTCGCGGGGGACATGGCGCGGCATCCGCACCTGTACGCGGCGACGCTGTATGAGCGCTCGGAGCTGACGGCGGCGGTGCTGCGGGGGTTGAGCGGCACGCAGCCGTCGGGCTGGGTCATGGCGGCGCTGGTGCTGCCGGTGTTGAGCGTGCTGGCGGTGGTGGGGCGGTGGCTGGCGGAGTCACCCCGCTGGCGCGGCGTGCTGGGCGGCGTGACGGCCGCGGCGGCGGTGGCGGGCTTCACGGGGTTGGGGCTGTCGCGGGCGGAGCAGGGGCCGGAGTCCACCGGACGTGCGCGGCCGAACCTGCTCATCCTGGCGTCGGACGGACTGCGGCCGGACCACCTGTCGGGCTACGGCTATTCGCGGTCCACGTCGCCGAACATCGACCGGTTGATGGAGGAGGGCACGCGCTTCAACGACACGGTGGTGCAGGTGCCGCGCACAGCGCCTTCGTGGACGACGCTGCTCACGTCGCGGTACGCGGGCGAGCACCCGGTGGTGCACACGCTGGTGGGACGCGAAGCGCGTGAGACGAAGCTCACCACGCTGGCGACAGCGCTGGAGGCGCAGGGGTACCGCACGGCGGTGGTGGCGGACTACGCGGGGGACCACTTCTCGCGGTTCCCGTACGGGTTCCAGACGGTGTCCGCGCCGGACTTCCGCTTTCCGGACCTGGTGCGGCAGCGGATGTTGATCACCCACGTGGCGCTGCTGCCATGGACGGCGCTGGCGCCGGGGCTGTTCAAGGAACGGGGCGAGTTCCCGGAGCTGACGGACCCTGCCCCGCTGCGCACGCGGGTGCGGCATGTGCTGGACGGGCTGCCGGAGGACGCGCCGTTCGCGCTGGTGGTGTTCGCGTCGTCCACGCACTTCCCATACGCCGCGCCGTGGCCGTTGGAGGGCAAGTACGTGGAGCGGGGATATCGCGGGCCGTGGCGGTTCGGGGCGACGCCCCGGATGGAGGTGGATCCGGATGCGCCCGCGACCACGCCAGAGGATGTCGCGGCGCTGGGGGCGAACTACGACGCGGGGGTGCGCACGTTTGATGGGCTCGTGGGGAACGTGCGCGCGGACCTGGAGCGGCGGGGACGGTGGGACGACACGCTGGTGGTGCTGCTGTCGGACCATGGCGAGCACCTGGAGGATGAAGGGTTGGGCCAGGGCCACGGCGACCATTTGTGGGGCAGCGCGGGGCTGCGCATCCCGTTCGTGGTGCGGCTGCCCGGGCAGGTGGCCTCGGGGCGGCAGGTGACGCAGCGGGCGCGCTCGCTGGACGTGGCGCCGACGGTGCTGGATTTGCTGGACGTGCCCGCGCCGGAGTCATTCCGGGGACGCTCGTTGGCACCGCTCGCGAGGCCCGGGCCGGAGCCCAAGGCGCTACCGGATGTGCCCGCGCTGATTGAGACGGATGTGTGGTTCAGCGACCGGGATGGGCAGGCGTACCAGACCGTGCGCATGCCGTATCCGTGGCTCTATGAGATCGCGATGGTGGAGGGCGACACGGGGGAGATTGCGCTGAAGCCGGAGTGGGAGGGGCCGGTGCGCAGGGCGCGGCACCGGGGGCTCTATCTGGGCCGGTGGAAGTTGCTGGAGCTGCCCACGCCGGATGGGGTGCGTGTGCAGCTCTTTGACACGGTGTCGGATCCGTCGGAGTTGCGTGATGTGTCAGGGGACAATCCGAACATCGTGGCCACGTTGAGGGCGAAGCTCGCGGCGGAGCTGCCGGATGCGACGGGCGAGGCTCGCGGTGCCTTGGGCCCCTGA
- a CDS encoding CPBP family intramembrane glutamic endopeptidase — protein sequence MDSPADLSSATSSSVPTSPPRVWTVLVAFALLVTAIVVGGVISASIAMAMEMLRLGVSPQDTGAIQALTEKLKAMPWLMVAAVMTSSCLGLVAALMGGFLSPTPLRQRLRLGAGMPLPAWAWVAALVGCFTMGQAMESLSVLAGIWNYAASLKGLQAASQGSSATFAALLFFGALIAGTAEELFFRGYVQTRLVERWGRTAGIAGAATLFGILHFDPIHSPMALMMGLFLGWLAERTGSLRLPIFVHVFNNLTSFLLSRHAPSTTELPASVHVTLAAVCTLAFVGVVMALRRVDARSPEPVLAGT from the coding sequence ATGGATTCACCTGCCGACCTGTCCTCCGCCACCTCTTCGTCGGTCCCCACGTCGCCGCCACGCGTGTGGACGGTCCTGGTTGCGTTCGCGCTCCTGGTGACCGCAATCGTCGTCGGGGGCGTCATTTCCGCCAGCATCGCGATGGCGATGGAGATGCTCCGCTTGGGAGTCAGCCCGCAGGACACTGGAGCCATCCAGGCCCTGACGGAGAAACTCAAGGCGATGCCCTGGCTGATGGTCGCGGCCGTGATGACGTCCAGTTGCTTGGGGTTGGTCGCTGCGCTCATGGGCGGGTTCTTGTCCCCCACGCCGTTGAGGCAGCGCCTGCGCCTGGGCGCGGGAATGCCGTTGCCTGCTTGGGCCTGGGTGGCCGCGCTGGTGGGCTGCTTCACGATGGGGCAGGCGATGGAGAGCCTGTCGGTGCTCGCGGGCATCTGGAATTACGCGGCGTCGCTGAAGGGGCTACAGGCCGCGAGCCAGGGCTCGTCCGCGACCTTCGCGGCGTTGCTGTTCTTCGGCGCGCTGATTGCGGGCACCGCGGAGGAGCTCTTCTTCCGAGGCTATGTGCAGACGCGGCTCGTGGAGCGCTGGGGGCGCACGGCCGGCATCGCGGGAGCAGCCACGCTCTTTGGCATCCTGCACTTCGACCCCATCCACAGCCCCATGGCCTTGATGATGGGCTTGTTCCTGGGCTGGCTCGCGGAGCGCACGGGAAGCCTGCGGCTGCCCATCTTCGTCCACGTCTTCAACAACCTGACTTCGTTCCTGCTGTCTCGTCATGCGCCGTCCACCACGGAGCTACCCGCCTCCGTCCACGTGACGTTGGCGGCGGTGTGCACGCTGGCGTTCGTGGGAGTGGTGATGGCGCTGCGGCGGGTGGATGCCCGGTCGCCAGAGCCTGTGCTCGCCGGGACCTGA
- a CDS encoding protein phosphatase 2C domain-containing protein — protein MSDFETVWHVQPAGRTGADRVLVLRRGDATVLVVADGAGNSRRGAEAAEAVLRGVQDAVAAGADVERGETWREVLVRYDAAQVTSGQGGETTAVVACVTPRRVVGASVGDSELWLFQGGEATALTEQQHRKPLLGSGQARPVTFELAWRGGVLLGASDGLFKYVDVRRIQEHVSLADANAAVLALAALPRLASGALPDDVGLVLCRPSVPRP, from the coding sequence ATGAGCGACTTCGAGACGGTGTGGCATGTGCAACCGGCGGGCAGAACGGGTGCGGACCGAGTGCTGGTTCTGAGGCGAGGGGACGCGACGGTGCTCGTGGTGGCGGATGGGGCCGGGAACTCACGACGTGGCGCCGAGGCCGCGGAGGCCGTCCTGCGTGGCGTCCAGGACGCCGTGGCGGCCGGGGCCGACGTGGAACGCGGAGAGACCTGGCGCGAGGTACTGGTGCGGTACGACGCGGCGCAGGTGACATCGGGACAAGGAGGGGAAACCACCGCCGTGGTCGCCTGTGTCACCCCCCGGCGCGTGGTGGGGGCCAGCGTGGGGGATTCGGAGTTGTGGCTGTTCCAGGGCGGCGAAGCGACCGCGCTGACGGAGCAGCAACACCGCAAGCCCCTGCTCGGCAGCGGGCAGGCGCGGCCCGTCACCTTCGAACTCGCGTGGCGAGGCGGCGTTCTCCTCGGCGCGTCAGATGGATTGTTCAAGTACGTCGACGTCCGTCGCATCCAGGAGCACGTGAGCCTCGCCGATGCAAACGCCGCGGTGCTCGCACTGGCCGCTCTGCCTCGACTTGCGAGCGGCGCGCTCCCGGATGACGTGGGGCTCGTCCTGTGCCGCCCGAGCGTTCCACGCCCCTGA
- a CDS encoding AraC family transcriptional regulator translates to MDLTPASDLLGQILERTRLRGQLYCRTVARAPWGLRFAPTASAALHLVLAGSCHLTQGRDTVALGPGDVVLLPRGDGHAMADSPRSPKLRVEEWLATRGEGASSYVLGGAGVESRVLCGFFAFDEPGAHPVLRLLPERVHLRGASEDARALLPTVSLLEREYERGERGASVIVSRLLDILLVQVLRAWADAQPPGGAGWLGALGDRTLASALGWMHAEPGRSWTVSELARRSGTSRATLARRFASEVGVAPHEYLTRLRMQEAAHALREGQDGLAAIAGRVGYESEFAFNRAFRREMGVPPGEYRRKAREG, encoded by the coding sequence ATGGACCTCACGCCTGCTTCCGACCTGCTGGGCCAGATTCTCGAGCGAACCCGCCTGCGCGGGCAGCTCTACTGCCGCACCGTGGCGCGGGCCCCCTGGGGGCTGCGCTTTGCTCCCACGGCCTCGGCGGCCCTGCATCTGGTCCTCGCGGGCTCCTGTCACCTCACGCAGGGCCGGGACACCGTCGCGCTGGGGCCGGGGGATGTCGTGTTGCTGCCGCGCGGCGATGGGCATGCCATGGCGGACTCGCCCCGCAGTCCCAAGCTGAGGGTGGAGGAGTGGCTGGCGACACGTGGGGAAGGGGCTTCCTCGTATGTGCTGGGCGGGGCCGGCGTGGAGTCGCGGGTGCTCTGCGGCTTCTTCGCGTTCGACGAGCCGGGGGCGCATCCCGTGCTGCGGCTGCTTCCCGAACGGGTCCACCTTCGGGGGGCTTCCGAGGACGCGCGTGCCCTGTTGCCCACGGTGTCGCTGCTCGAACGGGAGTACGAGCGGGGAGAGCGGGGCGCCTCGGTCATCGTCTCCCGGTTGCTCGACATCCTCCTGGTGCAGGTGCTTCGTGCCTGGGCGGACGCGCAGCCGCCGGGCGGCGCGGGCTGGCTGGGGGCGCTCGGCGACCGGACGCTCGCGAGCGCCCTGGGCTGGATGCACGCGGAGCCGGGGCGGAGCTGGACCGTGAGCGAGCTGGCGCGGCGCTCGGGGACCTCCAGGGCGACGCTCGCGCGGCGCTTCGCGAGCGAGGTGGGCGTGGCGCCTCACGAGTACCTCACGCGGCTTCGGATGCAGGAGGCCGCACACGCGCTGCGTGAGGGACAGGACGGGCTCGCGGCCATCGCGGGCCGCGTGGGTTACGAGTCCGAGTTCGCCTTCAATCGGGCTTTCCGGCGGGAGATGGGAGTGCCTCCCGGCGAGTACCGGCGCAAGGCGCGTGAGGGCTGA
- a CDS encoding DUF4267 domain-containing protein — protein sequence MNPNPSPLPWKLTSPTALFTLLLGAFMLFLSLNAALNPINAARGFGLRDSGSEVIPWLYIKAGRDLGLALAMFALVAIRQRQAAGVFVLACVVMPTVDALTVMHGGASLAFALAVHGSAAVYGVVLAAALLRPQKGTA from the coding sequence ATGAACCCGAACCCCTCGCCGTTGCCCTGGAAGCTCACCTCTCCCACTGCGTTGTTCACCTTGCTGCTGGGCGCCTTCATGCTGTTCCTCAGCCTCAATGCCGCGCTGAACCCGATCAACGCGGCCAGGGGCTTCGGTCTGCGCGACTCCGGGAGCGAGGTCATCCCCTGGCTGTACATCAAGGCGGGCAGGGATCTCGGCCTGGCACTGGCGATGTTCGCCCTGGTGGCCATCCGGCAGCGACAGGCCGCGGGCGTCTTCGTCCTCGCCTGCGTCGTGATGCCCACCGTGGACGCGCTGACCGTGATGCATGGCGGTGCCTCGCTCGCCTTCGCGCTCGCGGTCCATGGAAGCGCGGCGGTCTACGGCGTCGTGCTGGCCGCCGCGCTGCTGCGCCCCCAGAAGGGCACCGCTTGA
- a CDS encoding MBL fold metallo-hydrolase yields the protein MKRTLWRRVGLAVAALLLVLVVVAAVGLSDVNVPETSRFDGDLGAIRALAVSTGEPLPTGLRSQHVGRASGVPHALVVAGSGFGEVAFDFYAYQVVYADGRTVLVDVGSDEKTQQAQFPGSEFDAAAHTRVQEALRRADATVVTHEHFDHCAGIAHSAYLDEVAGKVHLTDEQLRSPHAEEAGFTAELRARLTPLQYERLHLLRPGVVLIKAPGHTPGTQLVYVRLADGREFLLVGDVAWHQDNIRLPRMHPRLTHWLGGEDAQAMAHQLRWLHDLLRTAPELHPVVAHDGAQMQDYQRRGLILDGLL from the coding sequence ATGAAGCGGACCCTGTGGCGTCGCGTGGGCCTGGCTGTCGCGGCCCTGTTGCTGGTGTTGGTCGTCGTCGCGGCCGTGGGACTGAGCGACGTGAACGTACCGGAGACCTCGCGCTTCGACGGCGACCTGGGCGCCATCCGGGCCCTGGCCGTCTCCACCGGTGAGCCGCTCCCCACCGGATTGCGCAGCCAGCACGTGGGCCGGGCCTCCGGAGTGCCCCACGCGCTCGTGGTGGCCGGCAGCGGCTTCGGAGAGGTCGCCTTCGACTTCTACGCGTACCAGGTCGTCTATGCCGACGGCCGCACGGTGCTGGTGGACGTCGGGAGCGACGAGAAGACGCAGCAGGCCCAGTTCCCCGGCTCGGAGTTCGACGCCGCGGCCCACACCCGGGTCCAGGAGGCGCTGCGCCGCGCGGACGCGACGGTCGTCACCCACGAGCACTTCGACCACTGCGCGGGCATCGCGCACTCGGCCTACCTGGACGAGGTGGCGGGCAAGGTCCACCTCACGGACGAACAGCTGCGAAGCCCGCACGCGGAGGAAGCCGGCTTCACCGCGGAGCTGCGCGCCAGGCTCACTCCGCTCCAGTACGAGCGCCTGCACCTGCTGCGCCCCGGCGTGGTCCTCATCAAGGCCCCGGGCCACACGCCCGGCACCCAGTTGGTGTACGTGCGGCTCGCCGACGGGCGCGAGTTCCTGCTCGTCGGCGACGTGGCCTGGCACCAGGACAACATCCGGCTCCCGAGGATGCACCCGCGGCTCACCCACTGGCTGGGCGGCGAGGATGCACAGGCGATGGCACACCAACTGCGGTGGCTGCACGACCTGCTGCGCACCGCGCCCGAGCTGCACCCGGTGGTGGCCCACGACGGCGCGCAGATGCAGGACTACCAGCGCCGGGGGCTCATCCTGGACGGGCTGCTCTGA